From Pempheris klunzingeri isolate RE-2024b chromosome 16, fPemKlu1.hap1, whole genome shotgun sequence, a single genomic window includes:
- the anp32e gene encoding acidic leucine-rich nuclear phosphoprotein 32 family member E isoform X2: MDMRKRITLELRNRSPAEIAELVVDNSRSADGEVEGLTDEFTELEFLSMVNVGLSSLAKLPPLPKLRKLELSDNNLSGSLETLSEKCPNLTYLNLSGNKIKELSNVEALQNLKSLQSLDLFNCEITSLEDYRESVFELLPQVTYLDGFDQEDNEAPDSEADDEDEDGEDGAGPTGDYDEEDDEEDEEDGSEGGEEDDDDEDDYAEEEEEEDQAAVQGQKRKRDVDDEGEDDDDEEDD; this comes from the exons ATGGACATGAGGAAGAGGATCACTTTAGAGCTGCGGAACCGGAGCCCGGCGGAG ATAGCGGAGCTGGTGGTGGATAACAGTCGCTCTGCTGACGGGGAGGTCGAGGGTTTGACAGACGAGTTCACTGAGCTGGAGTTCCTCAGTATGGTCAACGTGGGTCTGAGCTCGCTGGCTAAACTGCCCCCACTGCCCAAACTACGCaag ttGGAGCTGAGCGACAACAACCTGTCGGGGTCTCTGGAGACGCTGTCGGAGAAATGTCCCAACCTGACCTACCTCAACCTGAGCGGGAACAAGATCAAAGAGCTGAGCAACGTGGAGGCACTg caaaACCTGAAGAGCCTGCAGAGTCTGGACCTGTTCAACTGTGAGATCACGTCTCtggaggactacagggagagcGTGTTCGAGCTGCTGCCTCAGGTCACCTACCTGGACGGCTTCGACCAGGAGGACAACGAGGCCCCCGACTCGGAGGCCGACGACGAAG ACGAGGACGGCGAGGACGGGGCGGGGCCGACCGGTGACTACGACGAGGAGGACGAcgaagaggacgaggaggacggctcagagggaggagag GAGGACGACGACGACGAGGATGACtatgcagaggaggaggaggaag aggaCCAGGCGGCCGTTCAgggacagaagaggaagagagacgtGGACGACGAAGGCGAGGATGACGACGATGAGGAAGACGATTAG
- the anp32e gene encoding acidic leucine-rich nuclear phosphoprotein 32 family member E isoform X1 produces MDMRKRITLELRNRSPAEIAELVVDNSRSADGEVEGLTDEFTELEFLSMVNVGLSSLAKLPPLPKLRKLELSDNNLSGSLETLSEKCPNLTYLNLSGNKIKELSNVEALQNLKSLQSLDLFNCEITSLEDYRESVFELLPQVTYLDGFDQEDNEAPDSEADDEDEDGEDGAGPTGDYDEEDDEEDEEDGSEGGEVGLSFHVNRGDQEDDDDEDDYAEEEEEEDQAAVQGQKRKRDVDDEGEDDDDEEDD; encoded by the exons ATGGACATGAGGAAGAGGATCACTTTAGAGCTGCGGAACCGGAGCCCGGCGGAG ATAGCGGAGCTGGTGGTGGATAACAGTCGCTCTGCTGACGGGGAGGTCGAGGGTTTGACAGACGAGTTCACTGAGCTGGAGTTCCTCAGTATGGTCAACGTGGGTCTGAGCTCGCTGGCTAAACTGCCCCCACTGCCCAAACTACGCaag ttGGAGCTGAGCGACAACAACCTGTCGGGGTCTCTGGAGACGCTGTCGGAGAAATGTCCCAACCTGACCTACCTCAACCTGAGCGGGAACAAGATCAAAGAGCTGAGCAACGTGGAGGCACTg caaaACCTGAAGAGCCTGCAGAGTCTGGACCTGTTCAACTGTGAGATCACGTCTCtggaggactacagggagagcGTGTTCGAGCTGCTGCCTCAGGTCACCTACCTGGACGGCTTCGACCAGGAGGACAACGAGGCCCCCGACTCGGAGGCCGACGACGAAG ACGAGGACGGCGAGGACGGGGCGGGGCCGACCGGTGACTACGACGAGGAGGACGAcgaagaggacgaggaggacggctcagagggaggagaggtggggcTGAGCTTTCACGTGAACCGGGGCGACCAG GAGGACGACGACGACGAGGATGACtatgcagaggaggaggaggaag aggaCCAGGCGGCCGTTCAgggacagaagaggaagagagacgtGGACGACGAAGGCGAGGATGACGACGATGAGGAAGACGATTAG
- the gabpb2a gene encoding GA-binding protein subunit beta-2a yields MSLVDLGKRLLEAARKGQDDEVRNLMANGAPFTTDWLGTSPLHLAAQHGHYSTADVLLRAGVSRDARTKVDRTPLHMAAAEGHTVIVELLVRSGADINAKDMLKMTALHWAAQHGHHGVAETLIKHGADVHALSKFDKTPFDIAVDIQNTELMLLLQEGMQNQVNMNQVNMNQVSMNVETSSTTNQPQFIIQGIPAIQGGVVNLAELLNKANTGDTEEAMAASALDSNIQHATVVNEGGQRVITIVTDQHGNLQTTGGMGPPFFVTMQHGQQMLAVPANSVTEEVVTEEPQAPPSRKRKLEVTNNHNDTGETELLQRQLLEANRKAQEYRQQLLRKEQEAEEYRIKLEAMAQSQANSTNAAAAAPGGSAANAASPEEVVGGEEDEEEAAAGMVEEEGEMVVLQEGGIIMEGEEGQVTLVETGGETTEVSS; encoded by the exons ATGTCGTTGGTGGACCTGGGGAAGCGTCTGCTGGAGGCGGCGCGTAAAGGTCAAGACGATGAGGTCAGAAACCTGATGGCCAACGGGGCGCCGTTCACCACCGACTGG CTGGGGACGTCCCCCCTCCACCTGGCCGCTCAGCACGGTCATTACTCCACCGCCGACGTCCTGCTGAGAGCCGGCGTCAGCAGGGACGCCCGCACCAAGGTGGACAGGACCCCGCTGCACATGGCTGCCGCTGAGGGACACACCGTGAttgtggagctgctggtccGG AGCGGTGCAGACATCAACGccaaagacatgctgaagaTGACGGCGCTGCACTGGGCGGCGCAGCACGGTCACCACGGCGTCGCAGAGACGCTCATCAAACACGGAGCCGACGTGCACGCGCTCAGTAAGTTCGACAAGACGCCGTTCGACATTGCCGTCGACATCCAGAACACAgagctgatgctgctgctgcag gagggcATGCAGAACCAGGTGAATATGAACCAGGTGAACATGAACCAGGTGAGTATGAACGTGGAGACGAGCAGCACCACCAACCAGCCGCAGTTTATCATCCAGGGAATACCTGCCATCCAGGGGGGCGTGGTCAACCTGGCTGAGCTGCTCAACAAGGCcaacacag GTGACACAGAGGAAGCGATGGCCGCCAGCGCTCTGGACTCCAACATCCAGCACGCCACCGTCGTTAACGAGGGGGGTCAGAGGGTCATCACCATAGTAACGGACCAGCACGGCAACCTGCAGACCACTGGAGGGATGGGGCCGCCGTTCTTTGTCACCATGCAGCACGGACAGCAGA tgctGGCAGTTCCGGCGAACTCTGTGACGGAGGAGGTTGTGACAGAGGAGCCTCAGGCTCCGCCCTCCAGGAAGAGGAAACTGGAGGTGACCAACAACCACAACGACACGGGAGAGACG gagcTGTTGCAGAGGCAGCTCTTGGAGGCCAACAGGAAGGCTCAGGAGTATCGGCAGCAGCTGCTGCGTAAGGAGCAGGAGGCCGAGGAGTACCGGATCAAGCTGGAGGCCATGGCTCAAAGTCAGGCCAACAGCACCaacgccgccgccgccgctccCGGGGGCTCCGCCGCCAACGCTGCCAGCCCCGAGGAGGTGGTGGGCggggaggaggacgaggaggaggcggcggccGGCATGGtggaagaagagggggagatggtggtgctgcaggagggagggatcatcatggagggggaggagggtcaGGTGACGCTGGTGGAGACGGGGGGGGAGACGACGGAGGTCAGCTCATAA